The following DNA comes from Marinilactibacillus sp. Marseille-P9653.
TACTCGGTTCGAAAAAACGTATCAGAAATTCAATATCAAACAAGATGGTGTATATTTGGAAAATACCTATAGAAGCTTTTTAGATGAAAACTTCCATTTGATTGAAGGCGCAGAAGTATCACTAACTCATTTAAAAGAACAGGGATATAAATTAATCGCCGGTACAAATGGACAATCCTCAACTCAACGCAAACGGTTAAAAGGAACAGGGCTTGACCGTGTATTTGATGAAGTGATTATTTCAGACGAAATCGGCGTAGCCAAACCTGATCCTCGTTTCTTCAAAGAGTTGTTCGATCAAAACGCAGAAATTACACCAGAAAACACTGTAATGATTGGTGATTCTCTTCATTCTGATATTCAAGGAGCGATCAATGCAGGAATGACCAGTATCTGGTTTAATCCTTTGAAACTAGATAACCAGACGAATATCAAACCAGACTATGAAGTGCATTCTTATGAAGCGCTTGAACATCTGCTGGTTGCAGATCGTCTTCAGTACACAAAATGATTGAAAACCTGTAGACTGCACACAGACTTTCGAAAAATGAAGGAGGAATAAAGAAATGAAACCAGAACCGAATGAAGATCGTGCCATTTATTTTCTAGCCTTTGGTCCGTTGATTGGAACGGTGCTTGGACTCTTACTTAACTTAGTATTCCGAAATGTTCCACTCATCTTTTTCTTAGGTATCGGACCAGCTATTGGACTGTTAGGAGGGTCGGTTTTGTATGCTTTTTTCAACAATAAAGATCAGCCATGATAGTTCAAGCTAGTAATGCGTTATTAAACAACCTACCTAAAACCAAAGAGACCGCTTTATAAATAGAATGTTCACATAATCATCCATATAAAAGATACCTCAGCTTAATGATTTCCTAAATCTTACGATAATAGATACGTAGGAAATAGGAGGAGAAAGCAATGAAAGTATCGATTCGTACAAAACTATTGAGCTTTATTCCGATCATGATAATGGTAGTTGTTCTGATTGCAGGAATTAGTTATCGCTTTGCAAAGGGAGAAATTGAAGAACAGATTGAAAAAAGCCTCATTCATGAAGCTGGACAAGTATCTGGAGAGATGGAAGTGGAGCTCGCAGAATACCAGCGTATAGGAGAAACTTTATCAGATGTAGTAGGTGTAGAAGGAACGGAGCTAGATGAGAGTAGCTACGAAGCCATTTTAGGAAGAACAATTGGAGTAACCGATTCATTACTAGGAATTGGTGCTTTTTTTGAACCATATACTTACGATGAGAATATTGAACTCTTCGAACCTTATAGTCTTAGAGCAGAAGATGGAGTAGAATTTTCAGCTGAACCTGACCAGGATTACGACTATACTAGTTTGGAATGGTACGTAGCAGGTGTAGAAGCAGGCGTAACTACTTGGATAGAGCCATTTTATGATGAAACTCTAGAAACAGATATTGTTGCGGTGATCACGCCTTTTTACGCAGAGGATGACTCTTTATTAGGTGTGATATCAAGCGATATAGAAATCTCGAGTCTTCAAAAAATGACAGAAGATATTGTAGTAGGAGAAGCTGGCTGGGCATTTTTAGTAGATGGAGCGGGCAATCTTTTGTATCATCCCACTGCAGATAAAATAGCGGACGATCCCGCTTTAGCAGGTATCATTGGAGACTTTGGAGAAGAAGGTTTAGAGCGTGTTTCGTATGATTCAGGAGATGCGCTGGTTTCTTACAACCAATTGGATCAGAATGGTTGGGCTTTGGGACTAGTATTACCAGAATCTGAAGTATACGCAGGTGTAAATAACTTATTAAGAAATATTATTCTGATTGCAATAGTAGTTATTATACTGACAACCTTAGCTGTCTTTCTACTTGCAGCGCAGATTACAAAACCCATTCGAACACTAAACAATGAAGTGAAATATATTGCTGAAGGCGACCTTTCTCGTCAAATCGCAGTTAAAACAAAAGACGAAACAGGTGAATTGACAACAAGTTTTAACTTAATGGTTTCGAATTTAAGAGACCTAGTTGGTTCAGTTAGAGAATCTGTGCAGACTTCGTCAGAAGCAGTATCTCAATTGAGTGCCGTTTCAGAAGAAACAATGGCTTCAACGGAACAGATCAACCGTGCTATTGAAGATGTAGCGG
Coding sequences within:
- a CDS encoding YjjG family noncanonical pyrimidine nucleotidase, yielding MQNKVNMIFDLDDTILDFKKGAQEGLEKILNQYPVPDVRFGEWLEVFNAVNRDVWREIEAGGSPKEWLDTRFEKTYQKFNIKQDGVYLENTYRSFLDENFHLIEGAEVSLTHLKEQGYKLIAGTNGQSSTQRKRLKGTGLDRVFDEVIISDEIGVAKPDPRFFKELFDQNAEITPENTVMIGDSLHSDIQGAINAGMTSIWFNPLKLDNQTNIKPDYEVHSYEALEHLLVADRLQYTK
- a CDS encoding methyl-accepting chemotaxis protein, which produces MKVSIRTKLLSFIPIMIMVVVLIAGISYRFAKGEIEEQIEKSLIHEAGQVSGEMEVELAEYQRIGETLSDVVGVEGTELDESSYEAILGRTIGVTDSLLGIGAFFEPYTYDENIELFEPYSLRAEDGVEFSAEPDQDYDYTSLEWYVAGVEAGVTTWIEPFYDETLETDIVAVITPFYAEDDSLLGVISSDIEISSLQKMTEDIVVGEAGWAFLVDGAGNLLYHPTADKIADDPALAGIIGDFGEEGLERVSYDSGDALVSYNQLDQNGWALGLVLPESEVYAGVNNLLRNIILIAIVVIILTTLAVFLLAAQITKPIRTLNNEVKYIAEGDLSRQIAVKTKDETGELTTSFNLMVSNLRDLVGSVRESVQTSSEAVSQLSAVSEETMASTEQINRAIEDVAEGTTTAAASAEESSRKTTELSEQLSALTVASKSLTAQASQVEATNKNGSEQTALLQTKAEQTDGTIKQVETVVEDLTEQMNEVASIVSTIASISEQTNLLALNASIEAARAGEHGRGFAVVAEEVRKLAEEAASATGHIRGTMEEIQAKAKLASSEMGTARMLSAEQFDITGQTVASFDQIAASNLEMMKLVSNMTNQISSIETNKEKVVSAIGEIAVVMEETAAASEEVSASANEQLTALETITLSAEDLQTSSEKLMQQIEQFKS